Proteins encoded in a region of the Homo sapiens chromosome 12 genomic scaffold, GRCh38.p14 alternate locus group ALT_REF_LOCI_2 HSCHR12_3_CTG2 genome:
- the TAS2R50 gene encoding taste receptor type 2 member 50, with protein MITFLYIFFSILIMVLFVLGNFANGFIALVNFIDWVKRKKISSADQILTALAVSRIGLLWALLLNWYLTVLNPAFYSVELRITSYNAWVVTNHFSMWLAANLSIFYLLKIANFSNLLFLHLKRRVRSVILVILLGTLIFLVCHLLVANMDESMWAEEYEGNMTGKMKLRNTVHLSYLTVTTLWSFIPFTLSLISFLMLICSLCKHLKKMQLHGEGSQDLSTKVHIKALQTLISFLLLCAIFFLFLIVSVWSPRRLRNDPVVMVSKAVGNIYLAFDSFILIWRTKKLKHTFLLILCQIRC; from the coding sequence ATGATAacttttctatacatttttttttcaattctaatAATGGTTTTATTTGTTCTCGGAAACTTTGCCAATGGCTTCATAGCACTGGTAAATTTCATTGACTGGGTGAAGAGAAAAAAGATCTCCTCAGCTGACCAAATTCTCACTGCTCTGGCGGTCTCCAGAATTGGTTTGCTCTGGGCATTATTATTAAATTGGTATTTAACTGTGTTGAATCCAGCTTTTTATAGTGTAGAATTAAGAATTACTTCTTATAATGCCTGGGTTGTAACCAACCATTTCAGCATGTGGCTTGCTGCTAACCTCAGCATATTTTATTTGCTCAAGATTGCCAATTTCTCCaaccttctttttcttcatttaaagagGAGAGTTAGGAGTGTCATTCTGGTGATACTGTTGGGGACTTTGATATTTTTGGTTTGTCATCTTCTTGTGGCAAACATGGATGAGAGTATGTGGGCAGAAGAATATGAAGGAAACATGACTGGGAAGATGAAATTGAGGAATACAGTACATCTTTCATATTTGACTGTAACTACCCTATGGAGCTTCATACCCTTTACTCTGTCCCTGATATCTTTTCTGATGCTAATCTGTTCTCTGTGTAAACATCTCAAGAAGATGCAGCTCCATGGAGAAGGATCGCAAGATCTCAGCACCAAGGTCCACATAAAAGCTTTGCAAACTCTGATCTCCTTCCTCTTGTTATGtgccattttctttctattcctaatCGTTTCGGTTTGGAGTCCTAGGAGGCTGCGGAATGACCCGGTTGTCATGGTTAGCAAGGCTGTTGGAAACATATATCTTGCATTCGACTCATTCATCCTAATTTGGAGAACCAAGAAGCTAAAAcacacctttcttttgattttgtgtCAGATTAGGTGCTGA